In Candidatus Cloacimonadota bacterium, one genomic interval encodes:
- the phoU gene encoding phosphate signaling complex protein PhoU has product MLNNKLNELKKMLLDEAVLVEKMVITSMNALHNGNSCNLNSIMLLEDRVNRLEVEIDTFCTSLIALYQPEAADLRSVLMFFKINNDLERLADQAVNIAESANAICGEPIAGYLPDLIRMNKKAIEMLHQSISAFIDRDVDLARRVCVDDSVVDDLNRVMHSTLIGLMKENPSYIDTYMHLLRISKNLERIADLSTNIAENTVFLVQGKVIKHLG; this is encoded by the coding sequence ATGTTGAATAACAAATTGAATGAATTGAAAAAAATGCTTCTCGATGAAGCTGTGTTGGTTGAAAAGATGGTGATTACGTCCATGAACGCTTTACATAACGGCAATTCTTGCAATCTGAACTCGATTATGCTTTTGGAAGACAGAGTGAATCGTTTGGAAGTGGAAATAGACACCTTTTGTACTTCGCTGATCGCTCTATATCAGCCCGAAGCGGCAGATTTGCGTTCCGTTCTGATGTTTTTCAAGATCAATAACGATCTTGAACGTTTAGCTGATCAGGCAGTGAATATCGCTGAAAGCGCAAATGCCATTTGTGGGGAACCCATTGCCGGATACTTGCCGGATCTGATTCGCATGAATAAAAAGGCGATCGAAATGCTGCATCAGAGTATCTCTGCGTTCATTGATCGTGATGTGGATCTGGCACGTAGAGTGTGTGTGGACGATAGCGTAGTGGATGACCTGAATCGTGTGATGCATAGCACTCTGATAGGTCTTATGAAAGAAAATCCTTCATATATAGATACTTACATGCATTTGCTACGAATCTCTAAGAACCTCGAGCGTATTGCGGATCTTTCTACGAATATCGCTGAAAACACTGTCTTTCTGGTGCAGGGTAAGGTGATAAAACATCTGGGGTAG
- a CDS encoding sigma-70 family RNA polymerase sigma factor, with amino-acid sequence MDPELIVRKFEGMVINLAKRHFCGKPDFEDLVQEGMLGLLEANNRYDPSKGTKFSTYAYYWIEKRILAALELELSFQKRTSAMEIEDKVDTNTDVELVQEGLYLPESIPEIERKILMLCYSQSYSIKEIAQILQLSTERVKQLRGKALRRLRALHKQQDSRS; translated from the coding sequence ATGGATCCCGAACTCATCGTACGAAAATTCGAAGGCATGGTAATAAACCTGGCAAAGCGTCATTTCTGTGGGAAACCCGACTTTGAAGACTTGGTTCAGGAAGGAATGCTTGGACTTCTGGAAGCAAACAACCGCTATGATCCTTCGAAGGGCACAAAATTTTCCACCTACGCATACTACTGGATCGAAAAGCGCATCCTTGCTGCATTAGAGTTGGAACTATCATTTCAAAAACGCACTAGCGCGATGGAAATTGAAGACAAGGTAGATACTAACACTGATGTAGAACTTGTGCAGGAAGGGCTGTACCTGCCTGAAAGCATTCCGGAAATCGAACGGAAGATATTGATGCTTTGCTATTCTCAAAGCTATAGCATCAAAGAAATCGCCCAAATCCTGCAACTCAGTACAGAACGTGTAAAGCAACTCCGGGGCAAAGCCTTACGCAGATTGCGGGCATTGCATAAGCAGCAGGATAGTCGATCATAA